A stretch of the Limnothrix sp. FACHB-406 genome encodes the following:
- a CDS encoding DUF86 domain-containing protein, protein MRNDLERIKDIQEAIQKIEKYAQRGEKEFFENELIQGWILLQLQIIGEAARAISRETYSQYPNIAWRDIIGFRNLLVHEYFRVDLRIVWRIVDQEIPELKSQIQVILDS, encoded by the coding sequence ATGAGAAATGACCTTGAGCGAATCAAAGATATCCAAGAGGCTATTCAAAAAATAGAAAAATATGCACAAAGAGGTGAGAAAGAGTTTTTTGAAAATGAATTAATTCAAGGCTGGATCCTACTTCAACTACAAATTATTGGCGAGGCGGCAAGAGCGATCAGCAGGGAAACCTATAGTCAATACCCAAATATTGCTTGGCGTGATATTATTGGCTTCCGAAATCTCTTGGTTCATGAATACTTTCGAGTTGATCTAAGAATTGTTTGGAGAATTGTTGATCAAGAGATTCCTGAATTGAAATCTCAAATTCAAGTCATTCTTGACTCATAA